A section of the Flavobacterium ardleyense genome encodes:
- the porU gene encoding type IX secretion system sortase PorU, giving the protein MKNIFLLLITLFTNLILGQNSKSVELAWAATNTYPFETYTVQIPHFTAEYFRYNVAEKSILASVTIQQISVANPSSLVISDVVFESINSIGDLDPAEIPAKLISNLRNNRARDVYYTTISISPIIKEGSVYKRVKSFTYNFSTENNKISSTTSAPAALSNSVLRSGDWYRFYVEKSGVYKISKDFLRSLGMNVNADPRNLKIYGNGGRMLPLANSIPYPMDLAENAIQVIGESDGVFNDNDYIIFYAEGVDNWNTESQTHSNLYADRSYYYVTINGGVGKRMSLLDPLENAIPTKNYTKYDGYQYHERDLINVVRLGRLWVGEQFNVQNVQEFSFEFPQIDLASQVGITVRAAAAAFTPTNFSVEASGQNVGTVNISALSPDGDRELYDNTFIKNNAFAAAQNIKIKLTYNNNGVPGSKGFLDYIILRATNNLSGYGKQFRFQVNESALETGIGQYTISNATSIAEVWDITDIYNVGNIQNSGTTGTYSFKAVLGELRKYIAVDPSNYYSPSKESQAYVSNQDLKGSILKTAQGQYLDVDYLIITPAFLSMSAEKLANFHRQYSNLNVKVVKLEDIYQEFSSGKQDIAAIRNFIKYVYVNASLPQRAVKYVNLFGDASFDYKNRIPNNTNIVPIYHALYSYSTSEASYASDDFFGLMDENEGNIGSSFGGLDIAIGRMLVADPRQADDMVQKVIDYHDPKSYGSWRNNIVLIADDADRVSDASLQQRQNQLSDRIFNEKPFINVNKILLDSYVQETGSGGKRYPQAREELFNNFEKGALVFNYLGHGGPEVLSGERIWEKTDGQNLQNKYKYPLFITITCDFSKFDDPYRPTAGEYTYWNPSGGAISMLTTIRSINQSGAEPFNDRLSEFLFGYGLGPTTQTTIAEALRLAKNSNPSASSNVVFYIGDPALMLALPQPKIKLTKVNDVSVTGNIEDLKALAPIKLTGIVTDQFDNLMTTYNGELSVNIFDKMIDRLTLNNDGNAAPMPFKVLGETIFRGNATINNGAFEFSFVVPRDIRVPVGNGRISFYGKSTQVTQDKTGFDNIIKVGGINANAAVDVTGPTVKLYMNDQNFISGGITNASPIFLAFLEDENGINTASGIGHDLIAILDGDESNPYVLNDYFETELDNFKKGKIKFPFRNLSVGLHTLTFKGWDVYNNPVTSELQFVVVGDESITLTNVLNYPNPFVNYTQFWFTHNRPFEPLQVQVQVITVTGKVVWTTNQIVTTEGFTSREISWNGRDDFGDKIGKGVYVYKLTVKSLVSNTQTEKYEKLVIL; this is encoded by the coding sequence ATGAAAAATATCTTTTTACTCCTTATTACACTTTTTACAAACCTGATTCTAGGCCAAAACAGCAAGTCTGTTGAGCTTGCTTGGGCCGCTACTAATACATACCCTTTTGAGACATATACTGTTCAAATTCCGCACTTTACAGCTGAATATTTCCGATATAATGTTGCAGAGAAAAGCATTTTAGCTTCGGTTACCATTCAACAAATTTCAGTTGCCAACCCATCTTCTCTGGTTATTTCTGACGTCGTTTTTGAATCTATTAATTCGATTGGAGATTTAGATCCTGCTGAAATTCCTGCAAAACTTATTTCAAATTTGCGAAACAATCGCGCTCGAGATGTGTATTATACTACAATTTCGATTAGTCCTATTATTAAAGAAGGAAGTGTTTACAAGAGAGTGAAATCTTTTACCTATAATTTTTCTACTGAAAATAATAAAATTTCGTCCACAACCTCCGCACCTGCTGCTCTTTCTAATTCTGTGCTACGATCCGGCGATTGGTATCGCTTTTACGTTGAAAAATCGGGAGTTTATAAAATATCAAAAGATTTTTTAAGGTCACTAGGTATGAATGTCAATGCTGATCCTAGAAATCTCAAAATTTATGGAAATGGTGGTCGAATGCTGCCATTGGCAAATTCAATTCCCTATCCGATGGATTTGGCAGAAAATGCCATTCAGGTAATTGGCGAAAGTGACGGAGTGTTTAATGACAATGATTATATTATTTTCTATGCGGAGGGTGTAGATAATTGGAATACTGAAAGTCAAACTCACAGCAATCTTTATGCTGATAGATCGTATTATTATGTTACCATAAATGGTGGCGTTGGAAAAAGAATGAGCTTATTAGATCCGCTGGAAAATGCGATCCCAACCAAAAATTACACAAAGTACGACGGCTATCAATATCATGAGCGTGACCTCATTAATGTTGTACGTTTAGGGAGATTATGGGTTGGAGAGCAATTTAATGTTCAGAATGTTCAAGAATTTTCTTTTGAATTTCCTCAGATTGATCTAGCATCTCAAGTTGGAATTACCGTGAGAGCAGCGGCAGCAGCTTTTACTCCAACCAATTTTTCTGTAGAAGCAAGTGGACAAAATGTTGGCACTGTAAATATATCGGCATTATCCCCCGACGGCGACCGTGAACTTTACGATAATACTTTTATAAAAAACAATGCTTTTGCAGCAGCACAGAATATTAAGATTAAACTCACTTACAATAATAATGGTGTGCCGGGCTCAAAGGGATTTTTAGATTATATTATCCTTCGAGCTACCAATAACTTATCGGGCTACGGCAAGCAGTTTCGTTTTCAAGTAAATGAATCAGCATTAGAGACAGGAATTGGACAATATACTATAAGCAATGCAACTTCAATCGCGGAAGTTTGGGATATTACGGATATATATAATGTTGGAAATATTCAAAATTCTGGCACCACCGGAACATATTCTTTTAAGGCGGTTTTAGGCGAACTTCGTAAGTATATTGCAGTTGATCCATCTAATTATTATTCGCCATCAAAAGAATCACAGGCTTACGTATCAAATCAGGATTTAAAGGGAAGTATTTTAAAGACTGCGCAAGGCCAATATCTTGATGTCGATTATCTGATTATTACGCCCGCATTTCTTTCAATGTCAGCAGAAAAACTTGCTAATTTCCACAGACAATATTCAAATCTGAATGTAAAGGTTGTAAAGCTAGAAGACATCTATCAAGAATTTTCCTCAGGCAAACAAGATATTGCTGCAATCCGAAACTTTATAAAATACGTATATGTCAACGCGAGTCTGCCACAAAGAGCCGTAAAATATGTAAATCTTTTTGGAGATGCATCTTTTGATTACAAAAACAGAATCCCAAATAATACTAATATAGTGCCGATTTATCACGCCCTTTATAGTTATTCTACCAGTGAGGCTTCGTATGCTTCTGATGATTTTTTCGGACTTATGGATGAAAATGAAGGGAATATCGGATCTTCTTTTGGCGGTTTAGATATCGCCATCGGAAGAATGCTCGTCGCCGACCCTAGACAAGCTGATGATATGGTGCAAAAAGTTATTGATTACCACGATCCTAAATCTTATGGAAGTTGGCGAAATAACATTGTACTAATTGCGGACGATGCAGATAGAGTATCAGATGCAAGTTTGCAACAGCGGCAAAATCAACTATCCGATCGGATCTTTAATGAGAAGCCTTTTATAAATGTAAATAAAATCCTCTTAGATTCTTACGTTCAAGAAACAGGTTCAGGCGGAAAAAGATACCCACAAGCAAGAGAGGAGTTATTTAATAATTTTGAAAAAGGAGCGTTGGTCTTTAACTATCTTGGTCACGGCGGACCAGAAGTGCTTTCCGGTGAGCGTATTTGGGAAAAAACCGATGGACAAAATCTCCAAAATAAATATAAATATCCTTTATTTATAACTATCACTTGTGATTTTTCGAAATTTGATGATCCATACAGACCCACCGCTGGTGAGTACACTTATTGGAATCCTAGTGGGGGCGCAATTAGCATGCTAACCACGATTCGTTCGATTAATCAAAGCGGCGCCGAGCCTTTTAACGATCGTTTGTCTGAATTTCTTTTCGGCTACGGTCTCGGGCCGACCACTCAAACTACGATTGCAGAAGCCTTACGATTGGCTAAGAATAGCAATCCTAGCGCATCGTCAAATGTTGTATTCTATATTGGAGATCCAGCTTTGATGTTGGCTTTGCCACAACCTAAAATCAAACTTACAAAGGTTAACGATGTGTCCGTTACAGGAAATATCGAAGATTTAAAGGCACTTGCCCCAATAAAATTAACCGGAATTGTTACAGATCAATTTGATAATTTGATGACGACCTACAATGGTGAGCTTTCTGTGAATATATTTGACAAAATGATTGATAGGCTTACGCTAAATAATGATGGAAATGCTGCCCCAATGCCCTTTAAAGTTTTAGGAGAGACCATTTTTAGAGGAAATGCTACTATAAACAATGGTGCTTTTGAATTTTCTTTCGTTGTACCTCGTGATATCAGAGTACCTGTAGGAAATGGCCGAATTAGTTTTTATGGGAAAAGCACGCAAGTTACACAAGACAAAACAGGTTTCGACAATATTATTAAAGTAGGAGGCATCAATGCCAATGCCGCAGTAGATGTTACGGGACCAACCGTAAAACTATATATGAATGATCAAAATTTTATTTCTGGAGGAATAACCAATGCATCTCCAATATTTTTAGCTTTTTTAGAAGATGAAAATGGAATAAATACCGCGAGTGGAATTGGTCATGATTTGATCGCTATTCTAGATGGAGACGAAAGTAATCCCTACGTGCTAAATGATTATTTTGAAACTGAACTTGACAATTTCAAAAAAGGAAAAATAAAATTCCCTTTCCGAAATCTTTCCGTCGGATTGCATACATTAACATTTAAAGGTTGGGATGTCTATAATAACCCGGTAACCTCCGAACTTCAGTTTGTGGTGGTCGGTGATGAATCAATTACGCTTACCAATGTGTTAAATTATCCAAATCCATTTGTCAATTATACCCAATTTTGGTTTACACATAACCGTCCTTTTGAGCCACTTCAGGTGCAAGTTCAAGTTATCACTGTAACTGGAAAAGTAGTGTGGACAACCAATCAAATTGTTACAACAGAAGGATTTACGTCTCGAGAAATTTCCTGGAACGGCCGTGATGATTTTGGTGATAAAATTGGAAAAGGTGTCTACGTATACAAGCTCACGGTCAAATCTTTGGTAAGCAATACACAGACGGAAAAATACGAAAAACTTGTAATACTTTAA